From the genome of Nicotiana sylvestris chromosome 2, ASM39365v2, whole genome shotgun sequence, one region includes:
- the LOC104229932 gene encoding replication factor C subunit 3-like, translating into FPQILFKGPSGSGKRTLAIALLHEIYGDAICNISHDLKYFRIKETRPVQVVVPVSSSPHHIELNVQLEPNARYAIMAFVKQISSEYALTPEISRVNMKADYKVIVLYNVDKAAENIQHLIKWIMDCYSDACKLILCCEDDVSILDSVKSHTKVVELSAPVTHEIMEVLTQIARKEDFELPMGFAAKIAAKSKQNLRRAIMALEACKAHNYPFAEDQPISIGWEDIVIELAAEILADPTTTRLFSARGKFQKLLVEFVHPKLILLVKYSTLMRMVEEVIFKGDLNMIIVQCMQKLVEEFLKRVDAGIKREIYYWHAYYVSSLLLY; encoded by the exons TTTCCACAAATCTTATTCAAGGGACCTTCTGGCTCTGGGAAGAGAACTCTCGCGATTGCTCTTCTTCATGAAATCTATGGAGATGCAATCTGCAAT ATATCCCATGATCTGAAATACTTCCGAATTAAG GAAACAAGGCCAGTGCAAGTTGTTGTACCAGTAAGCTCAAGTCCTCACCATATAGAGCTGAACGTTCAATTGGAACCTAATGCTAGATATGCAATAATGGCTTTTGTTAAGCAAATAAGTAGCGAGTATGCACTGACCCCTGAAATCAGCAGAGTGAATATGAAGGCTGATTACAAAG TAATAGTTCTGTATAATGTGGACAAAGCTGCAGAGAACATACAGCACCTAATAAAATGGATAATGGACTGCTATTCAGATGCTTGCAAACTCATTCTCTGCTGTGAAGATGATGTATCCATACTTGACTCAGTGAAAAGCCACACCAAAGTTGTTGAACTATCAGCTCCTGTAACTCATGAA ATCATGGAAGTTCTTACTCAGATAGCAAGAAAGGAAGATTTTGAACTACCAATGGGCTTCGCGGCTAAGATAGCTGCCAAATCAAAGCAAAACCTGAGGAGAGCAATTATGGCTCTTGAAGCCTGCAAAGCGCACAA CTATCCCTTTGCCGAAGACCAACCAATTTCAATAGGATGGGAAGATATTGTAATAGAACTTGCAGCAGAAATTCTAGCTGATCCCACCACAACGAG GTTATTCTCTGCGCGGGGAAAGTTTCAAAAACTTCTGGTGGAGTTTGTACATCCAAAACTTATTCTCCTGGTAAAGTATAGTACTTTAATGAGGATGGTTGAAGAGGTAATATTTAAGGGAGATCTTAACATGATCATTGTTCAATGCATGCAGAAACTAGTTGAAGAATTCCTTAAAAGGGTTGATGCTGGTATAAAAAGGGAAATTTATTATTGGCATGCTTATTATGTAAGTTCTCTCCTTCTATATTAG
- the LOC104228126 gene encoding pheophytinase, chloroplastic-like isoform X5, translating to MPPSVVAESSQGLQQLPFKPEGYNYWTWRGHKIHYVEEGEGFPVVLIHGFGTSAFHWRYNIPELAKNYKVYALDLLGFGWSEKAQVDYDALIWRDQLVDFLKEIVKQHTVLVGNGLGGFTTLLAAAELPAEQVKGVTLLNSAGQFGDDITTTDTSEETALRKFIVRPVEEIFQRVVVGLAFWLSMRPTQIEAQLKSGVYRNHSNVDDYLLNSIAIPAADPNAGEVYYRLLRQLISNPRKYTLESVLSQLSCRLLLLWGDLDPWVDHAKANRIKEFYPNTSLVNLQAGHYPHDEVPLLVNKALLDWLSTLGLSEPSLRTVPEI from the exons ATGCCCCCTTCTGTAGTTGCTGAATCCTCTCAAG GCTTGCAGCAATTACCATTTAAACCAGAGGGTTACAACTACTGGACATGGCGAGGCCACAAAATTCATTATGTAGAGGAAGGGGAAGGGTTTCCAGTTGTTCTGATTCACGGATTTGGTACTTCTGCTTTCCATTGGAG gTATAACATACCTGAGCTGGCTAAAAATTACAAGGTGTATGCTCTGGATTTGCTCGGATTTGGCTGGAGTGAGAAGGCACAAGTAGACTATGATGCCTTGATTTGGAGAGACCAGCTTGTCGACTTCTTAAAGGAGATAGTTAAACAACACACAGTTTTAGTAGGGAACGG TCTTGGAGGATTTACTACATTGTTAGCAGCAGCAGAACTGCCAGCTGAGCAAGTCAAGGGGGTTACCTTGTTAAATAGTGCAGGACAATTTGGGGATGACATTACTACAACTGACACAAGTGAAGAGACAGCCTTAAGAAAGTTCATTGTAAGGCCAGTAGAGGAAATCTTTCAACGTGTTGTCGTCGGATTGGCATTTTGGCTATCCATGCGACCAACTCAAATTGAAGCTCAGCTGAAGAGTGGT GTCTATAGAAACCATTCGAATGTGGATGATTACCTCCTCAATTCAATTGCTATTCCTGCTGCTGATCCAAATGCAGGGGAAGTTTATTACCG ACTATTAAGACAACTTATATCGAACCCGAGAAAGTATACACTTGAGAGTGTGTTGAGCCAACTCTCTTGccgattgttgttgttgtggggTGACCTAGACCCTTGGGTTGATCATGCAAAGGCAAATCGAATTAAGGAGTTCTACCCAAACACATCGCTTGTAAACTTGCAGGCAGGGCATTACCCCCACGACGAAGTTCCACTACTAGTGAATAAAGCTTTATTAGATTGGTTATCAACCTTGGGGTTGTCAGAACCTTCTCTTCGAACAGTGCCAGAAATTTAG
- the LOC104229933 gene encoding soluble inorganic pyrophosphatase-like, which translates to MAENNGQGIGRYSGTSRVALNERILSSMSHRSVAAHPWHDLEIGPGAPAIFNCVVEIPKGSKVKYELDKASGLIKVDRILYSSVVYPHNYGFIPRTLCEDSDPMDVLVLMQEPVLPSTFLRARAIGLMPMIDQGEKDDKIIAVCADDPEFRHYSDIKELPPHRLAEIRRFFEDYKKNENKSVAVEDFLPAEAAVDAIKYSMDLYASYIVESLRK; encoded by the exons ATGGCTGAAAATAATGGACAAGGGATTGGAAGATATTCAGGAACCTCTCGTGTTGCACTCAATGAAAGAATTCTCTCCTCTATGTCACATAGATCTGTTGCTGCTCATCCATGGCATGACTTAGAGATTG GGCCAGGTGCACCCGCAATCTTCAACTGT GTGGTTGAAATACCCAAAGGTAGCAAAGTGAAGTATGAGCTTGACAAAGCAAGTGGCCTTATAAAG gtTGACCGAATATTGTACTCATCAGTTGTTTATCCACACAACTATGGTTTCATCCCAAGAACCCTTTGTGAAGACAGTGATCCGATGGATGTCTTGGTACTGATGCAG GAACCTGTGCTACCTAGTACCTTTCTTCGTGCTCGTGCAATTGGATTGATGCCTATGATTGATCAG GGTGAGAAAGATGACAAGATTATAGCAGTATGTGCTGATGATCCCGAGTTCCGCCACTACTCAGACATCAAGGAGCTTCCTCCTCATCGTCTTGCTGAAATTCGGCGCTTTTTTGAAGACT ATAAAAAGAATGAGAACAAGTCAGTTGCAGTGGAAGACTTTCTTCCTGCTGAAGCAGCTGTTGATGCCATTAAGTATTCCAT GGACCTGTATGCTTCTTACATTGTGGAAAGTTTGAGGAAGTGA
- the LOC138886352 gene encoding uncharacterized protein, translating to MEGASTYNRTLQLKISSSMRQRRSGYEPSDTETDWTLDSPHREANANNEKEIHLEEPESEEQNLALQKAKDNNFLNVSRRTNVPSPARRRTTKSPYKPRRDTDDDVHSPAKALPRSVSTFARRPDLYSRRNVSSFQKSEYHRHTSPYKYEDEFADSNRKQNNVHSRLGEKSNYNRRYASAPRPDRQHRFDASKERRKADKTLSQLPNRSLSRKERETLNKHGPTGGELNEMIAKAKISGSSTGVNHMFESTETIAPGDIFFSQDYAALTMQQITENKSNKKTQVLTDRNVVLSVKTPANFNNQSSRRNLSSNTMTRPTMSASSSVSRQSSTLSEASGRTTASMKRFTANRQKKQSEAWFSCLNKGSCRTSRRESPERGRPIDEALVIAKASIVESLRPFWADRYQPVSLEEFTCHKQEALLLKDLVKTRGNFVLVVNFFCLDYTSFFAFLMFFF from the coding sequence ATGGAGGGAGCTTCAACATATAACAGAACTCTACAACTGAAAATCTCGTCGAGTATGAGGCAAAGGAGAAGTGGTTACGAGCCATCAGATACTGAGACAGACTGGACGTTGGACAGTCCACACCGTGAAGCAAATGCAAACAATGAAAAAGAAATACATCTTGAAGAACCTGAAAGCGAAGAGCAAAATCTAGCATTGCAGAAAGCAAAGGACAATAATTTTTTGAATGTAAGCCGGAGGACTAATGTCCCCAGTCCTGCTCGAAGGAGAACTACTAAGTCTCCTTATAAGCCTCGTAGAGATACCGATGATGATGTTCATTCTCCTGCAAAAGCTTTGCCAAGAAGTGTTAGCACATTTGCACGCAGGCCTGATTTATATTCTCGTAGAAATGTTAGTTCTTTTCAAAAATCTGAGTACCATAGACATACATCTCCATATAAATATGAGGATGAATTTGCTGATTCAAATAGAAAGCAAAACAATGTCCATAGTAGACTCGGTGAGAAATCAAATTATAATCGCAGGTATGCTTCTGCTCCTAGACCTGACAGACAACATAGGTTTGATGCTTCTAAGGAGCGAAGGAAAGCAGATAAGACGCTGTCCCAATTGCCAAATAGGAGCTTGTCGCGGAAAGAGAGGGAAACTCTGAATAAGCATGGACCTACAGGAGGTGAACTAAATGAAATGATTGCCAAAGCAAAGATTTCTGGAAGCAGTACAGGCGTTAATCATATGTTTGAAAGCACAGAAACCATTGCACCTGGTGATATTTTCTTTTCTCAGGATTATGCAGCCTTGACTATGCAGCAGATTACTGAAAACAAATCCAATAAAAAGACTCAGGTACTGACTGATAGGAATGTTGTACTATCTGTGAAAACACCTGCCAATTTTAATAATCAGAGTAGCAGAAGGAATTTATCGAGTAATACTATGACTCGACCAACTATGAGCGCGAGCTCTTCAGTAAGTAGGCAGAGCAGCACTTTGAGTGAGGCTAGTGGAAGGACAACTGCAAGTATGAAAAGGTTCACGGCGAACAGGCAAAAGAAGCAATCAGAAGCATGGTTTTCTTGTCTCAACAAGGGATCTTGTAGAACCTCAAGAAGAGAATCTCCAGAAAGAGGGCGCCCGATTGATGAAGCTTTAGTTATTGCCAAGGCATCTATAGTTGAAAGCCTGAGACCCTTTTGGGCTGATAGGTATCAACCTGTTTCACTAGAAGAATTCACTTGCCACAAGCAAGAAGCTTTACTACTTAAAGACCTGGTAAAGACAAGAGGAAATTTTGTACTGGTAGTTAACTTTTTCTGCTTAGATTACACAAGTTTCTTTGCTTTTCTAATGTTTTTCTTTTAG
- the LOC104228126 gene encoding pheophytinase, chloroplastic-like isoform X1 — protein sequence MSASCATAGTEWLNPTGNRFAVPGRSNQFKGGRWELNRRNFAINGIVATGASVMPPSVVAESSQGLQQLPFKPEGYNYWTWRGHKIHYVEEGEGFPVVLIHGFGTSAFHWRYNIPELAKNYKVYALDLLGFGWSEKAQVDYDALIWRDQLVDFLKEIVKQHTVLVGNGLGGFTTLLAAAELPAEQVKGVTLLNSAGQFGDDITTTDTSEETALRKFIVRPVEEIFQRVVVGLAFWLSMRPTQIEAQLKSGVYRNHSNVDDYLLNSIAIPAADPNAGEVYYRLLRQLISNPRKYTLESVLSQLSCRLLLLWGDLDPWVDHAKANRIKEFYPNTSLVNLQAGHYPHDEVPLLVNKALLDWLSTLGLSEPSLRTVPEI from the exons ATGTCAGCTTCTTGTGCTACGGCTGGGACAGAATGGTTGAATCCGACAGGTAACAGGTTTGCTGTACCTGGAAGAAGTAATCAGTTCA AAGGGGGCAGATGGGAATTAAATAGAAGGAATTTTGCTATTAATGGAATTGTTGCTACTGGTGCTTCAGTTATGCCCCCTTCTGTAGTTGCTGAATCCTCTCAAG GCTTGCAGCAATTACCATTTAAACCAGAGGGTTACAACTACTGGACATGGCGAGGCCACAAAATTCATTATGTAGAGGAAGGGGAAGGGTTTCCAGTTGTTCTGATTCACGGATTTGGTACTTCTGCTTTCCATTGGAG gTATAACATACCTGAGCTGGCTAAAAATTACAAGGTGTATGCTCTGGATTTGCTCGGATTTGGCTGGAGTGAGAAGGCACAAGTAGACTATGATGCCTTGATTTGGAGAGACCAGCTTGTCGACTTCTTAAAGGAGATAGTTAAACAACACACAGTTTTAGTAGGGAACGG TCTTGGAGGATTTACTACATTGTTAGCAGCAGCAGAACTGCCAGCTGAGCAAGTCAAGGGGGTTACCTTGTTAAATAGTGCAGGACAATTTGGGGATGACATTACTACAACTGACACAAGTGAAGAGACAGCCTTAAGAAAGTTCATTGTAAGGCCAGTAGAGGAAATCTTTCAACGTGTTGTCGTCGGATTGGCATTTTGGCTATCCATGCGACCAACTCAAATTGAAGCTCAGCTGAAGAGTGGT GTCTATAGAAACCATTCGAATGTGGATGATTACCTCCTCAATTCAATTGCTATTCCTGCTGCTGATCCAAATGCAGGGGAAGTTTATTACCG ACTATTAAGACAACTTATATCGAACCCGAGAAAGTATACACTTGAGAGTGTGTTGAGCCAACTCTCTTGccgattgttgttgttgtggggTGACCTAGACCCTTGGGTTGATCATGCAAAGGCAAATCGAATTAAGGAGTTCTACCCAAACACATCGCTTGTAAACTTGCAGGCAGGGCATTACCCCCACGACGAAGTTCCACTACTAGTGAATAAAGCTTTATTAGATTGGTTATCAACCTTGGGGTTGTCAGAACCTTCTCTTCGAACAGTGCCAGAAATTTAG
- the LOC104228126 gene encoding pheophytinase, chloroplastic-like isoform X3 — MSASCATAGTEWLNPTEGGRWELNRRNFAINGIVATGASVMPPSVVAESSQGLQQLPFKPEGYNYWTWRGHKIHYVEEGEGFPVVLIHGFGTSAFHWRYNIPELAKNYKVYALDLLGFGWSEKAQVDYDALIWRDQLVDFLKEIVKQHTVLVGNGLGGFTTLLAAAELPAEQVKGVTLLNSAGQFGDDITTTDTSEETALRKFIVRPVEEIFQRVVVGLAFWLSMRPTQIEAQLKSGVYRNHSNVDDYLLNSIAIPAADPNAGEVYYRLLRQLISNPRKYTLESVLSQLSCRLLLLWGDLDPWVDHAKANRIKEFYPNTSLVNLQAGHYPHDEVPLLVNKALLDWLSTLGLSEPSLRTVPEI, encoded by the exons ATGTCAGCTTCTTGTGCTACGGCTGGGACAGAATGGTTGAATCCGACAG AAGGGGGCAGATGGGAATTAAATAGAAGGAATTTTGCTATTAATGGAATTGTTGCTACTGGTGCTTCAGTTATGCCCCCTTCTGTAGTTGCTGAATCCTCTCAAG GCTTGCAGCAATTACCATTTAAACCAGAGGGTTACAACTACTGGACATGGCGAGGCCACAAAATTCATTATGTAGAGGAAGGGGAAGGGTTTCCAGTTGTTCTGATTCACGGATTTGGTACTTCTGCTTTCCATTGGAG gTATAACATACCTGAGCTGGCTAAAAATTACAAGGTGTATGCTCTGGATTTGCTCGGATTTGGCTGGAGTGAGAAGGCACAAGTAGACTATGATGCCTTGATTTGGAGAGACCAGCTTGTCGACTTCTTAAAGGAGATAGTTAAACAACACACAGTTTTAGTAGGGAACGG TCTTGGAGGATTTACTACATTGTTAGCAGCAGCAGAACTGCCAGCTGAGCAAGTCAAGGGGGTTACCTTGTTAAATAGTGCAGGACAATTTGGGGATGACATTACTACAACTGACACAAGTGAAGAGACAGCCTTAAGAAAGTTCATTGTAAGGCCAGTAGAGGAAATCTTTCAACGTGTTGTCGTCGGATTGGCATTTTGGCTATCCATGCGACCAACTCAAATTGAAGCTCAGCTGAAGAGTGGT GTCTATAGAAACCATTCGAATGTGGATGATTACCTCCTCAATTCAATTGCTATTCCTGCTGCTGATCCAAATGCAGGGGAAGTTTATTACCG ACTATTAAGACAACTTATATCGAACCCGAGAAAGTATACACTTGAGAGTGTGTTGAGCCAACTCTCTTGccgattgttgttgttgtggggTGACCTAGACCCTTGGGTTGATCATGCAAAGGCAAATCGAATTAAGGAGTTCTACCCAAACACATCGCTTGTAAACTTGCAGGCAGGGCATTACCCCCACGACGAAGTTCCACTACTAGTGAATAAAGCTTTATTAGATTGGTTATCAACCTTGGGGTTGTCAGAACCTTCTCTTCGAACAGTGCCAGAAATTTAG
- the LOC104228126 gene encoding pheophytinase, chloroplastic-like isoform X2, with protein MSASCATAGTEWLNPTGNRFAVPGRSNQFRGRWELNRRNFAINGIVATGASVMPPSVVAESSQGLQQLPFKPEGYNYWTWRGHKIHYVEEGEGFPVVLIHGFGTSAFHWRYNIPELAKNYKVYALDLLGFGWSEKAQVDYDALIWRDQLVDFLKEIVKQHTVLVGNGLGGFTTLLAAAELPAEQVKGVTLLNSAGQFGDDITTTDTSEETALRKFIVRPVEEIFQRVVVGLAFWLSMRPTQIEAQLKSGVYRNHSNVDDYLLNSIAIPAADPNAGEVYYRLLRQLISNPRKYTLESVLSQLSCRLLLLWGDLDPWVDHAKANRIKEFYPNTSLVNLQAGHYPHDEVPLLVNKALLDWLSTLGLSEPSLRTVPEI; from the exons ATGTCAGCTTCTTGTGCTACGGCTGGGACAGAATGGTTGAATCCGACAGGTAACAGGTTTGCTGTACCTGGAAGAAGTAATCAGTTCA GGGGCAGATGGGAATTAAATAGAAGGAATTTTGCTATTAATGGAATTGTTGCTACTGGTGCTTCAGTTATGCCCCCTTCTGTAGTTGCTGAATCCTCTCAAG GCTTGCAGCAATTACCATTTAAACCAGAGGGTTACAACTACTGGACATGGCGAGGCCACAAAATTCATTATGTAGAGGAAGGGGAAGGGTTTCCAGTTGTTCTGATTCACGGATTTGGTACTTCTGCTTTCCATTGGAG gTATAACATACCTGAGCTGGCTAAAAATTACAAGGTGTATGCTCTGGATTTGCTCGGATTTGGCTGGAGTGAGAAGGCACAAGTAGACTATGATGCCTTGATTTGGAGAGACCAGCTTGTCGACTTCTTAAAGGAGATAGTTAAACAACACACAGTTTTAGTAGGGAACGG TCTTGGAGGATTTACTACATTGTTAGCAGCAGCAGAACTGCCAGCTGAGCAAGTCAAGGGGGTTACCTTGTTAAATAGTGCAGGACAATTTGGGGATGACATTACTACAACTGACACAAGTGAAGAGACAGCCTTAAGAAAGTTCATTGTAAGGCCAGTAGAGGAAATCTTTCAACGTGTTGTCGTCGGATTGGCATTTTGGCTATCCATGCGACCAACTCAAATTGAAGCTCAGCTGAAGAGTGGT GTCTATAGAAACCATTCGAATGTGGATGATTACCTCCTCAATTCAATTGCTATTCCTGCTGCTGATCCAAATGCAGGGGAAGTTTATTACCG ACTATTAAGACAACTTATATCGAACCCGAGAAAGTATACACTTGAGAGTGTGTTGAGCCAACTCTCTTGccgattgttgttgttgtggggTGACCTAGACCCTTGGGTTGATCATGCAAAGGCAAATCGAATTAAGGAGTTCTACCCAAACACATCGCTTGTAAACTTGCAGGCAGGGCATTACCCCCACGACGAAGTTCCACTACTAGTGAATAAAGCTTTATTAGATTGGTTATCAACCTTGGGGTTGTCAGAACCTTCTCTTCGAACAGTGCCAGAAATTTAG
- the LOC104228126 gene encoding pheophytinase, chloroplastic-like isoform X4, translating into MSASCATAGTEWLNPTGGRWELNRRNFAINGIVATGASVMPPSVVAESSQGLQQLPFKPEGYNYWTWRGHKIHYVEEGEGFPVVLIHGFGTSAFHWRYNIPELAKNYKVYALDLLGFGWSEKAQVDYDALIWRDQLVDFLKEIVKQHTVLVGNGLGGFTTLLAAAELPAEQVKGVTLLNSAGQFGDDITTTDTSEETALRKFIVRPVEEIFQRVVVGLAFWLSMRPTQIEAQLKSGVYRNHSNVDDYLLNSIAIPAADPNAGEVYYRLLRQLISNPRKYTLESVLSQLSCRLLLLWGDLDPWVDHAKANRIKEFYPNTSLVNLQAGHYPHDEVPLLVNKALLDWLSTLGLSEPSLRTVPEI; encoded by the exons ATGTCAGCTTCTTGTGCTACGGCTGGGACAGAATGGTTGAATCCGACAG GGGGCAGATGGGAATTAAATAGAAGGAATTTTGCTATTAATGGAATTGTTGCTACTGGTGCTTCAGTTATGCCCCCTTCTGTAGTTGCTGAATCCTCTCAAG GCTTGCAGCAATTACCATTTAAACCAGAGGGTTACAACTACTGGACATGGCGAGGCCACAAAATTCATTATGTAGAGGAAGGGGAAGGGTTTCCAGTTGTTCTGATTCACGGATTTGGTACTTCTGCTTTCCATTGGAG gTATAACATACCTGAGCTGGCTAAAAATTACAAGGTGTATGCTCTGGATTTGCTCGGATTTGGCTGGAGTGAGAAGGCACAAGTAGACTATGATGCCTTGATTTGGAGAGACCAGCTTGTCGACTTCTTAAAGGAGATAGTTAAACAACACACAGTTTTAGTAGGGAACGG TCTTGGAGGATTTACTACATTGTTAGCAGCAGCAGAACTGCCAGCTGAGCAAGTCAAGGGGGTTACCTTGTTAAATAGTGCAGGACAATTTGGGGATGACATTACTACAACTGACACAAGTGAAGAGACAGCCTTAAGAAAGTTCATTGTAAGGCCAGTAGAGGAAATCTTTCAACGTGTTGTCGTCGGATTGGCATTTTGGCTATCCATGCGACCAACTCAAATTGAAGCTCAGCTGAAGAGTGGT GTCTATAGAAACCATTCGAATGTGGATGATTACCTCCTCAATTCAATTGCTATTCCTGCTGCTGATCCAAATGCAGGGGAAGTTTATTACCG ACTATTAAGACAACTTATATCGAACCCGAGAAAGTATACACTTGAGAGTGTGTTGAGCCAACTCTCTTGccgattgttgttgttgtggggTGACCTAGACCCTTGGGTTGATCATGCAAAGGCAAATCGAATTAAGGAGTTCTACCCAAACACATCGCTTGTAAACTTGCAGGCAGGGCATTACCCCCACGACGAAGTTCCACTACTAGTGAATAAAGCTTTATTAGATTGGTTATCAACCTTGGGGTTGTCAGAACCTTCTCTTCGAACAGTGCCAGAAATTTAG